The region TAACTGCCCCAAAAAGCCTGACATCGATGCACTTCAGTGCGTCTGTTTTATCCTTTATACCAAGTTCTCCGCGCCTTTTATCTGGATTAACTGATTCACCCGATACCCATATGATTTCTCCATTTTCTTGCAATTCATCTCTGATTGTTCTTTTTAGCCGGACGTCACTTACTATGCACTTTTCCGTTTCCTCGTCTATCCTTGGCTTGTTCTCGTCGAGTGGATCTCCATTTGGGTTTGCCCATTTGACATCATATAAAAACAGTATTTCAGATCTGCTGTTCATATTCTTCAACCTCCTCGTATTTTTTGAAAGGTTCTTTTCCTGCATACGCCAGACCAAGTGTAAAGATGAAATTTAGCTCATCAATAGTTGTATTAGATTTTGAAGATTGCAGATAATATTCCGCCGCTGTTTTTAGTAGCTCATCACTTTTTTTCCCGTAAGCATCATATTGCTGAAGTTTGTTTCTAATATCGGCCAGAAGTCCCATGACATCTTGCATATTCATCTTCAATCCTTTGAATTTTTTAAAAAATGGCGTTGCTTGCCTTTTAGCATACTGGACAGATAACACTTTACCTGCCAGAACGCCTGTCAAGAACACAGCCTTTTTCCATGGTAGATTGAAAAACTCCGGATAACTGTTGAAAAACTGATCAATTTCACTACTGCTCACGATGTATTCCCCCCTTCGCAAATTCAACACATTTATTTGGTTCAGATGCAGGATAGCGGCAAAGCTGACGTATGTCAATTTTCTCCACCATGCACCTTCGGTTATAGCAGATTTTCTTATTTTCCTCATGAAATACCACAAAAGCCTGGAATAGCTGTATGGCTCTTCCTGAAAAATACTTTTCACAAGTGCAAGATAATCTTTTCTCGACTTATCACTACCCGATGGTTTTTCGTAAAGTTTCCACAACATTCCAAGAGAAGGTTCTGGAAGGTCATCGATCTTAATTCTTCGTTTTGAGTCATCAATAGATTGAACGATTTTTTTCAATCTTGTTGGAGAGATTTCTGTCAAATGAAGTTCTATTCTCTGTTGATTTTGGTTTAATTCCATGAAAAGAAAGTCATAATGCACGGTCGATTTTTCTTCGGATAAAACGAGCTCTATTTCACGTTCGGAGTTTGCAAAATCTTTCAATTTTTTAGATGTATCTGCTATTCTCTGGATTACATTCTTGAGGATCTCTTCGCTATTTTCTTCAATAATCGATGGAATCACCCAGAGAGGGTTTTGGTTTTTCAGAAAGTTGAATGACAATTCCTGAATAACCTTGTTTGCACCATTTTGAAGCTGAGAT is a window of Pseudothermotoga elfii DSM 9442 = NBRC 107921 DNA encoding:
- a CDS encoding TIGR02556 family CRISPR-associated protein — protein: MLTKIIKIGKLYQQEELFENFAKTFKSNLLVTLYFDLGPPVQYISSHIIEPPENLQKLLYYDQKGNVSGKSPTVSITFKNEDGSEKIRKGVEKAILKLKSFFKHPMLKDFENCINDEFESIVLDVEKLLTDQKNLKGVYLTVKLLRHDSELFPSEHGEFVKAFIDNILKKSVEDGEEGICTFCGRKKIVSATVNEVFKFATFDKPGFCPSLKKDDSIKVLPICDECKSQLQNGANKVIQELSFNFLKNQNPLWVIPSIIEENSEEILKNVIQRIADTSKKLKDFANSEREIELVLSEEKSTVHYDFLFMELNQNQQRIELHLTEISPTRLKKIVQSIDDSKRRIKIDDLPEPSLGMLWKLYEKPSGSDKSRKDYLALVKSIFQEEPYSYSRLLWYFMRKIRKSAITEGAWWRKLTYVSFAAILHLNQINVLNLRRGEYIVSSSEIDQFFNSYPEFFNLPWKKAVFLTGVLAGKVLSVQYAKRQATPFFKKFKGLKMNMQDVMGLLADIRNKLQQYDAYGKKSDELLKTAAEYYLQSSKSNTTIDELNFIFTLGLAYAGKEPFKKYEEVEEYEQQI